A DNA window from Onychostoma macrolepis isolate SWU-2019 chromosome 13, ASM1243209v1, whole genome shotgun sequence contains the following coding sequences:
- the LOC131551803 gene encoding alcohol dehydrogenase 1-like: MGLFPSQGKDKRGFPTVLGHEGAGVVESVGPGVTDFKPGDKVIPVSVAQCGECRFCKSPKTNLCDRNWINYHVDLMSYPTTRFTCRDQPILQFTNTGTFSEYIVINQIYVVKIHDAPLERVCLLGCGISTGYGAAVNTAGVTPGSVCAVFGLGAVGLAAVMGCKNAGASRIFAVDINEQKFEKAKVFGATDFLNPKAYNKPISEVLAEMTNGGVDFSIECVGNTEERPRRELHWSRVLKVGV, from the exons GGAAGGACAAGCGGGGTTTTCCCACTGTCCTGGGACATGAGGGCGCCGGTGTGGTGGAGAGTGTGGGACCTGGAGTCACTGATTTCAAACCAG GTGATAAGGTCATTCCAGTCTCGGTCGCTCAGTGTGGAGAATGCAGGTTCTGCAAGAGTCCAAAAACAAACTTGTGTGACCGCAACTG GATAAATTATCACGTCGATTTGATGTCGTATCCCACAACACGTTTCACCTGCCGTGATCAGCCCATACTGCAGTTCACAAACACCGGTACCTTCTCTGAATACATCGTCATCAACCAGATTTATGTGGTCAAGATTCATGATGCCCCACTCGAGCGCGTGTGTCTGCTCGGCTGCGGCATCTCTACCGGTTATGGAGCTGCTGTCAACACAGCTGGG gTCACACCAGGCTCAGTGTGTGCAGTGTTTGGACTGGGTGCAGTAGGTCTGGCTGCAGTCATGGGCTGTAAAAACGCCGGAGCCTCCCGCATCTTTGCTGTGGATATTAATGAGCAGAAGTTTGAGAAGGCAAAGGTCTTTGGTGCCACTGATTTTCTGAATCCAAAGGCATATAATAAACCCATCTCTGAAGTACTGGCAGAAATGACCAATGGAGGAGTGGATTTCTCAATTGAGTGTGTGGGCAACACTGAAGAGAGACCACGGAG AGAGCTGCACTGGAGTCGTGTATTAAAGGTTGGGGTGTGA